Proteins from one Malania oleifera isolate guangnan ecotype guangnan chromosome 4, ASM2987363v1, whole genome shotgun sequence genomic window:
- the LOC131153665 gene encoding uncharacterized protein LOC131153665, whose amino-acid sequence MVVHKEEEAIIQTYSEAQQNRYGDSLNQNLEEVLPARVRLDTRTNILKELKKTWISWTVERRLEFSKSYGHIGFLLHVGVNFDVITVLVEFWNPYYHCFTLEGVDMAPTMEEYVSLLHLPKTYEPYKPNTVTSFRKELCKILGVKPRRVNAHVGKEDKTISWDNLTAMVNQDDAEKSHMSMLALAIYGLVIFPKEMGVIDHGTVSFLAQIQGGVNPVPGILAETFRSLNHCRIKGKGRLKCCIPLLYVWFMSHVPCKESYFHPIYSSLRIPLTDFEKASWEDYPSKEKWAGRMHNWETKGFSWLAPWMGNSDMVYRCGDFPWVPLLGPWGGIAYAPLMFRRQVGSCQFIPMTHGLSKSEFTYEQEEDHKKMGKFVAAWQIVHIIGSGKRLTEVQGNYYKWIANRISLQVAGIPNPLQAPMNQDLMEERIKEVEVITKKAKDRERQIIRKYQKNVKRKRDKCIQAEEEIVALRKRLQVETQINKAWTQR is encoded by the coding sequence ATGGTGGTACACAAAGAAGAAGAGGCCATCATTCAAACATACTCTGAGGCCCAGCAGAATCGTTATGGGGACAGTTTGAACCAAAACCTAGAGGAGGTGTTACCAGCCCGAGTTAGATTGGACACTAGGACCAATATCCTGAAGGAATTAAAGAAGACCTGGATTAGTTGGACTGTTGAAAGACGCTTGGAATTTTCAAAGTCATATGGCCATATCGGTTTCTTGCTACATGTGGGGGTTAATTTTGATGTAATAACTGTGTTGGTAGAATTCTGGAACCCTTATTATCATTGCTTCACTCTTGAAGGGGTAGACATGGCCCCAACGATGGAGGAATATGTGTCCTTGTTACATTTGCCAAAGACCTATGAGCCCTACAAGCCTAATACAGTGACGTCTTTCAGAAAGGAATTATGCAAAATACTTGGGGTCAAGCCCCGAAGGGTAAATGCGCATGTAGGGAAAGAAGATAAAACTATCTCGTGGGACAATCTGACAGCAATGGTAAACCAGGACGATGCAGAGAAAAGTCACATGAGCATGCTAGCTCTTGCTATTTATGGGCTGGTAATCTTCCCAAAGGAAATGGGGGTCATTGATCATGGAACTGTCTCCTTTTTGGCCCAGATCCAAGGAGGTGTCAATCCAGTGCCAGGTATTTTGGCAGAAACATTTCGGTCGCTAAATCATTGCCGAATTAAGGGGAAGGGTCGGTTAAAATGTTGTATCCCTCTACTTTATGTTTGGTTTATGAGTCATGTACCTTGCAAAGAGAGTTACTTTCACCCTATATATTCTAGCCTCCGAATCCCTTTGACTGATTTTGAGAAAGCTTCATGGGAGGATTACCCAAGCAAGGAAAAATGGGCTGGCAGAATGCATAATTGGGAAACCAAGGGATTTTCATGGTTAGCCCCATGGATGGGGAACTCAGATATGGTGTACAGATGTGGGGATTTCCCATGGGTTCCGTTGCTAGGCCCATGGGGAGGAATAGCTTACGCCCCCCTCATGTTCAGAAGACAAGTTGGGTCTTGCCAGTTTATACCTATGACTCACGGGTTGAGCAAATCGGAGTTCACCTACGAACAAGAAGAGGACCACAAGAAGATGGGAAAGTTTGTAGCAGCATGGCAAATTGTACACATTATTGGCTCGGGCAAGCGTTTGACAGAAGTTCAAGGGAATTATTACAAGTGGATTGCTAATCGGATAAGTCTGCAAGTTGCAGGAATCCCAAATCCACTACAAGCTCCGATGAATCAAGATCTAATGGAAGAAAGAATCAAGGAGGTCGAAGTCATTACTAAAAAGGCAAAAGATAGAGAGCGCCAGATAATTCGTAAGTATCAGAAAAATGTGAAGCGAAAGAGGGACAAATGCATACAAGCTGAAGAAGAAATAGTAGCCCTTAGAAAGAGGCTTCAAGTAGAAACTCAGATCAACAAAGCTTGGACACAGAGATGA